One genomic segment of Panicum virgatum strain AP13 chromosome 2N, P.virgatum_v5, whole genome shotgun sequence includes these proteins:
- the LOC120662584 gene encoding vegetative cell wall protein gp1-like encodes MAEAWGPAGVAGATGVGAQHGKWAPRDVDVNVMDALILLPARTRGSNAGDSSFLPFFPPSPPPLPHAPLPRRPPLPPAAPPAGTRRGSPSSTDAATREGRGSLRRPPLPRTPPLPAAVAARTHSRGPARRQPARPTPSRPCLRSPSQAPCPTPASPTSAGLRLSAAPPSPAADVGRAPRHQAQAHWRQPPNLDPSEKTKWREPNCCRCRKDEMGKVNNSYNRMHKESAAASWALEAWKSCPRKKLVAATAVTMFWNMFSVKTRVMTAHVQYSSSTLSANGSVLQQNFSP; translated from the exons ATGGCGGAGGCGTGGGGCCCCGCCGGGGTGGCTGGCGCGACAGGTGTCGGGGCGCAGCATGGGAAATGGGCGCCGCGTGACGTGGACGTGAATGTGATGGATGCGCTGAT CCTCCTCCCAGCGCGCACCCGCGGTTCGAACGCTGGCGACTCCTCATTTTTACCCttttttcctccctctcccccgccgctcccgcacgcgccgctcccccgccggccgccgctgccgcccgcggCCCCGCCCGCCGGCACGCGCCGCGGCTCACCCTCGTCGACCGACGCTGCCACGCGCGAGGGCCGGGGCAGCctacgccggccgccgctgccccgcaccCCTCCCCTGCCGGCCGCCGTTGCCGCTCGAACGCACAGCCGCGGCCCCGCCCGCCGGCAGCCCGCTCGCCCCACGCCCTCGCGCCCATGCCTCCGCTCGCCCTCGCAGGCGCCGTGTCCGACTCCGGCCTCCCCGACGAGCGCGGGGCTCCGGCTCTCCGCTGCTCCGCCGTCTCCTGCAGCCGACGTCGGACGCGCGCCCCGCCATCAGGCTCAGGCGCATTGGAGGCAGCCACCCAACCTCG ATCCGTCAGAGAAGACGAAGTGGCGCGAGCCCaactgctgccgctgccgcaagGACGAGATGGGCAAGGTCAACAACTC GTACAATCGGATGCACAAGGAATCAGCAGCAGCCAGTTGGGCTCTAGAAGCATGGAAGTCTTGCCCACGAAAGAAACTTGTCGCAGCCACGGCAGTGACAATGTTCTGGAACATGTTTAGTGTGAAGACACGCGTCATGACAG CCCATGTGCAATACAGTTCATCAACCCTATCAGCAAATGGCTCAGTTCTACAGCAAAATTTCTCTCCATAG
- the LOC120660383 gene encoding probable protein phosphatase 2C 68 produces MSMAQVCCDSAAAAAAAVVVVGPEAEARARARAERRRRAGEAGRWKHAPAAAAAAGTAEAATRKRRVEAGELLVARKHGAASVAGRRREMEDAVSVREAFAAGGAGRCDFYGVFDGHGCSHVAEACRDRMHELLAEELAGEGGPAQREPAAWTAAMERCFARMDAEVASAGGRAAASCRCDAHKCDHVGSTAVVAVVEERRVVVAHCGDSRAVLCRGGDGAAPVALSSDHKPDRADEQARIEAAGGRVIFWEGARVLGVLAMSRAIGDGYLKPYVCSVPEVTVADLADGDECLILASDGLWDVVSNEAACEVARACLRRGREKWCAEAAALLTKLALARRSADNVSVVVVDLRRKKQ; encoded by the coding sequence ATGTCGATGGCGCAGGTGTGCTGTGACTcggcggcagccgcggcggcggcggtggttgtGGTTgggccggaggcggaggccaGGGCGAGGGCGCGCGCCGagaggcggcgccgggcggGGGAGGCCGGGAGGTGGAAGcacgcgccagcggcggcggcggcggccgggacggcCGAGGCGGCCACGAGGAAGCGACGCGTGGAGGCCGGGGAGCTGCTCGTGGCGCGGAAGCACGGGGCGGCCTCGGTGGCCGGCCGCAGGAGGGAGATGGAGGACGCCGTGTCCGTGCGCGAGGCCTtcgccgccggtggcgccgGGAGGTGCGACTTCTACGGGGTGTTCGACGGCCACGGCTGCTCGCACGTCGCCGAGGCGTGCCGGGACCGGATGCACGAGCTGCTCGCCGAGGAGCtggccggcgagggcggcccCGCGCAGCGGGAGCCCGCGGCCTGGACCGCCGCGATGGAGCGGTGCTTCGCGCGGATGGACGCCGAGGTCGCCTCCGccggcgggcgcgccgccgccagctgccGGTGCGACGCGCACAAGTGCGACCACGTGGGCTCCACCGCCGTGGTGGCCGTGGTGGAGGAGCGCCGGGTGGTGGTGGCCCACTGCGGCGACTCCCGCGCGGTGCTCTGCCGCgggggcgacggcgcggcgcccGTCGCGCTGTCCTCGGACCACAAGCCCGACCGGGCCGACGAGCAGGCGCGCATCGAGGCCGCGGGCGGGCGGGTCATCTTCTGGGAGGGCGCGCGCGTGCTGGGCGTCCTGGCCATGTCCCGCGCCATCGGGGACGGGTACCTCAAGCCGTACGTGTGCTCGGTGCCCGAGGTGACGGTGGCCGAcctcgccgacggcgacgagTGCCTGATCCTGGCGAGCGACGGGCTCTGGGACGTGGTCAGCAACGAGGCCGCCTGCGAGGTGGCGCGCGCCTGCCTCCGGAGGGGCAGGGAGAAGTGgtgcgccgaggccgccgcgctgCTCACCAAGCTGGCGCTCGCCAGGCGCAGCGCCGACAACGTCTCCGTCGTGGTCGTCGATCTCCGGCGGAAGAAGCAGTAG
- the LOC120660382 gene encoding receptor-like protein kinase HSL1, protein MAAIGHRLLLAFLLLLLQAIAAASSDARFLLAARSALRDPSGALAGWIGDSGRGSPCRWARVSCANNSTAAVAGLDLSKLSLGGGFPAALCSLRSLEHLDLSANEFVGLLPACLAALPALSHLNLAGNKFSGEVPPEWGAGFRSLLVLNLVQNLLSGEFPAFLANLTALQEFSLAYNLFSPSPLPEKLGDLADLRVLFVANCSLSGIIPSSIGKLKNLVNLDISRNSIHGEIPGSIGNLSSLEQIELFSNQLSGSIPVGFGGLKRLRSLDISMNGLTGEIPEDMFAAPMLASVHMYQNNLSGRVPETLGVAPCLSDLRIFGNQLSGPLPPEFGKNCPLQFLDTSDNRLSGPIPATLCASGKLNQLMLLDNEFEGAIPVELGQCRTLTRVRLSNNRLSGSVPPEFWGLPGVYLLELRGNALSGTVHPAIAGAQNLSKLLLQDNRFTGALPAKLGTLINLQEFKASNNCFSGPLPPSLANLSLLDNLDLSHNYFSGEIPKDFRKLKKLSQLYLSDNHLSGNVPPELGEIIEMNTLDLSNNELSGQVPVQLQDLRLTHFNFSYNKLSGALPVLFNGIQYQESFLGNPGLCHGFCQSNGNSDAKRHTIIKLVVYIFVAAGIILLLGLFWFCYKCRLYKISAAELDDGKSSWVLTSYHRVDFSEREVVNSLDESNVIGQGGAGKVYKAVVGPQGEAMAVKKLWPIGVASKRIDTFEAEVATLSKVRHKNIVKLACSITNTVCRLLVYEYMPNGSLGDMLHSAKRSILDWPMRYKIAVSTAEGLSYLHHDCKPPIVHRDVKSNNILLDAEYGAKVADFGVAKTIGDGPATMSIIAGSCGYIAPEYAYTLHVTEKSDIYSFGVVMLELVTGMKPMAPEIGEVDLVTWVSATIEQNGLESVLEQTLAEQFKDEMCKVLKIALMCVSNLPANRPPMRAVVSMLLGVKEENKPKLKVAPLAV, encoded by the exons atggCTGCCATCGGCcatcgcctcctcctcgcgttcctgctgctcctgctccaggccattgcggccgcctcctccgacgCCAGATTCCTCCTCGCCGCGAGGTCCGCGCTCCGGGACCCCTCCGGCGCGCTGGCCGGCTGGATCGGCGACTCCGGCCGCGGCTCACCGTGCCGCTGGGCGCGCGTGTCCTGCGCCAACAACTCCACCGCGGCCGTCGCCGGGCTCGACCTCTCCAAACTATccctcggcggcggcttcccgGCCGCGCTCTGCTCCTTGCGGTCCCTCGAACACCTCGACCTCTCCGCGAACGAGTTCGTGGGCCTGCTGCcggcctgcctcgccgcgctcccGGCGCTCTCGCACCTCAACCTCGCCGGGAACAAATTTTCCGGCGAGGTGCCGCCGGAGTGGGGCGCCGGGTTCCGGTCGCTCCTCGTGCTGAACCTGGTCCAGAACCTTCTCTCCGGCGAGTTTCCGGCGTTCCTGGCCAACCTCACCGCCCTCCAGGAGTTCAGCCTCGCCTACAACCTGTTCTCTCCGTCGCCATTGCCAGAGAAGCTCGGCGACCTCGCCGACCTTCGCGTGCTGTTCGTCGCCAACTGCTCCCTCAGCGGTATCATCCCTTCTTCCATTGGAAAGCTAAAGAATCTCGTCAATCTGGACATCTCAAGGAACAGCATCCACGGCGAGATACCAGGAAGCATCGGGAATTTGAGTTCTCTGGAGCAGATCGAGCTCTTCTCGAACCAGCTCTCCGGGAGCATTCCGGTGGGGTTTGGAGGCCTCAAGAGGCTCCGTTCACTGGACATCTCCATGAACGGGCTCACTGGGGAGATACCGGAGGACATGTTCGCGGCGCCGATGCTGGCGAGCGTGCACATGTACCAGAACAATCTGTCCGGTCGCGTGCCGGAGACGCTGGGGGTGGCGCCATGTCTGTCCGACCTCCGGATTTTCGGTAACCAGCTCTCCGGGCCATTGCCGCCGGAGTTTGGAAAGAATTGCCCCCTCCAATTCCTGGACACCTCGGACAACCGGCTGTCAGGTCCAATTCCGGCGACGCTATGTGCTTCCGGAAAGCTAAATCAGCTCATGCTACTGGACAATGAGTTTGAAGGTGCCATTCCGGTGGAATTGGGGCAATGCCGGACACTGACCAGAGTGCGGCTGTCAAACAACAGGCTGTCTGGTTCGGTGCCGCCAGAATTCTGGGGATTGCCGGGTGTCTACCTGCTGGAGCTTCGTGGCAATGCGCTGTCGGGGACGGTTCACCCTGCCATTGCTGGTGCCCAGAACCTATCCAAGCTGCTCCTACAGGACAACCGGTTCACTGGTGCTCTGCCTGCCAAGCTGGGGACATTGATCAATCTGCAAGAGTTCAAGGCTTCAAACAATTGCTTCTCTGGGCCTCTGCCACCATCGCTCGCCAACCTTTCCTTACTTGACAATCTTGATCTGAGCCATAATTATTTCTCTGGAGAGATCCCAAAGGATTTTCGTAAGTTGAAGAAATTGTCACAGCTGTACCTTTCAGATAACCACCTCAGTGGGAACGTCCCTCCTGAGCTTGGGGAGATTATTGAGATGAATACCCTTGATTTGTCAAACAATGAGCTTTCAGGTCAGGTGCCTGTGCAGTTGCAGGATCTCAGGCTGACTCATTTCAACTTTTCCTATAACAAGCTCTCAGGGGCTTTACCGGTTCTCTTCAATGGAATACAGTACCAAGAAAGCTTCTTGGGCAACCCTGGCCTGTGCCATGGGTTCTGTCAGAGCAATGGCAATTCTGATGCCAAAAGACATACCATTATCAAGCTGGTTGTGTACATCTTCGTAGCTGCTGGGATCATCCTACTCCTCGGTCTTTTTTGGTTCTGTTACAAGTGCAGGTTGTACAAGATAAGTGCAGCTGAATTGGATGATGGAAAGTCCAGCTGGGTGCTCACATCCTACCACAGGGTGGATTTCAGTGAGAGAGAGGTTGTGAATAGTCTCGACGAGAGCAATGTGATTGGCCAGGGTGGTGCAGGCAAGGTGTACAAGGCTGTTGTCGGACCTCAGGGTGAGGCCATGGCTGTCAAGAAACTCTGGCCAATCGGTGTGGCAAGCAAAAGGATAGACACatttgaggctgaggttgccaCACTAAGCAAAGTAAGGCACAAGAACATTGTAAAGCTTGCCTGCAGTATTACAAACACAGTCTGCAGATTGCTTGTCTATGAGTACATGCCAAATGGTAGCTTGGGGGATATGCTTCACAGTGCAAAACGCAGCATCTTGGATTGGCCGATGAGGTATAAGATTGCTGTCAGCACTGCTGAAGGACTCTCCTACTTGCACCATGACTGTAAGCCCCCAATCGTCCATCGGGACGTGAAGTCAAACAACATCCTGCTTGATGCAGAGTATGGTGCCAAGGTTGCTGATTTTGGTGTTGCCAAGACTATTGGGGATGGCCCAGCCACCATGTCAATAATCGCAGGATCTTGTGGGTACATCGCACCTG AGTATGCTTACACTCTCCATGTGACTGAAAAGAGCGACATATATAGCTTTGGTGTGGTGATGTTGGAGCTTGTCACTGGTATGAAGCCGATGGCACCGGAGATTGGCGAGGTGGACCTTGTGACGTGGGTGTCTGCCACTATTGAGCAGAACGGGCTGGAGTCTGTGCTCGAGCAGACTCTCGCTGAGCAGTTCAAGGATGAGATGTGCAAGGTTCTGAAGATCGCCCTGATGTGTGTCTCAAACCTTCCAGCCAACCGCCCACCAATGAGGGCTGTGGTGTCGATGCTGCTGGGGGTCAAGGAAGAGAACAAGCCGAAGCTGAAGGTGGCACCTCTGGCCGTCTGA